From the Lathyrus oleraceus cultivar Zhongwan6 chromosome 4, CAAS_Psat_ZW6_1.0, whole genome shotgun sequence genome, one window contains:
- the LOC127138260 gene encoding riboflavin synthase translates to MAASSFSVTLTTKIPKITSSTHHKSHNSQITHLRFKPSPIRTLLHFTHKPISLRTNAVSVQCLFTGLVEEIGTVKQIGASPDGGFDLKVNAKTVLDGVNLGDSIAVNGTCLTVTEFDTKASDFTVGLAPETLRKTSLSELEAGSQVNLERAVTPVTRMGGHFVQGHVDGTGEIVSMVPEGDSLWVKVRVEKELLKYIVPKGFIAVDGTSLTVVDVFDDEVCFNFMLVAYTQEKIVVPLKKVGQKVNLEVDILGKYVERLLSSGFVSSIAAKVDALKL, encoded by the coding sequence ATGGCTGCTTCTTCATTTTCCGTTACCTTAACCACCAAAATCCCCAAAATCACTTCTTCAACCCACCACAAATCCCATAATTCCCAAATTACCCATCTCCGATTCAAACCTTCCCCTATTCGCACCCTCCTTCACTTCACACACAAACCAATTAGCCTCCGTACCAACGCCGTCTCAGTCCAATGCCTCTTCACCGGCCTCGTCGAAGAAATCGGCACCGTCAAGCAAATCGGAGCGTCCCCTGACGGCGGTTTCGACTTAAAGGTCAACGCAAAGACAGTTCTCGACGGCGTCAATCTCGGCGACAGCATCGCCGTCAACGGCACATGTCTCACCGTGACAGAATTCGACACGAAAGCTTCCGATTTCACCGTCGGTTTAGCCCCGGAGACGCTGCGAAAAACTTCCCTTTCCGAATTGGAAGCCGGATCGCAGGTGAACCTCGAAAGGGCGGTGACTCCGGTTACTCGAATGGGCGGACATTTCGTGCAGGGTCACGTGGATGGCACGGGGGAGATTGTTTCTATGGTTCCTGAAGGGGATTCTCTGTGGGTGAAAGTTAGGGTTGAGAAGGAATTGCTGAAGTACATTGTTCCCAAAGGATTTATTGCCGTGGATGGGACTAGTTTGACTGTGGTTGATGTTTTTGATGATGAAGTTTGTTTTAATTTCATGCTGGTTGCTTATACTCAGGAGAAGATTGTTGTTCCTTTGAAGAAAGTTGGTCAGAAGGTGAATCTTGAAGTTGATATTCTTGGGAAGTATGTGGAGAGGCTTCTCAGTAGCGGGTTTGTTTCCTCCATTGCAGCAAAGGTTGATGCTCTCAAACTATGA